The following are encoded together in the Culex pipiens pallens isolate TS chromosome 1, TS_CPP_V2, whole genome shotgun sequence genome:
- the LOC120413351 gene encoding chondroadherin isoform X1: MMFHGFKVVLLLFLAIRLGLARRDGEEFEPVEDICERCVCVVRNSPGFSLLDCSTKNLRHMLAEWPEQFGTNQTGQEIVLSLSGNSINSLQQLPPTEADLVFSCRHCNLTELASGAFLDTPNVIRLDLSWNRLTADVLRPDVFRGKYDDRVYESLALDELDLSYNSIEFLDATLFEHLTHLRRLSLARNPLGEITEDTAAALGSIAKLEHLDLSYTGLSELPGELFQKIDNLRELLLQGNDFAAVPSAVALLKPSLVALYIGENPIQMLDDESFFDLDHLTHLNISGMNLLHEVAAGSFSGLHSLEVLVASNNPALTEFDMSDLGGLTRLRELDISRCGLQHLYLNEPIPDGHDDPSDIAHFDVFPKLRSVKLEGNPWHCDCELFEALESIKHILNDEFQAPHSASEARCETPYDLAALPLTDLAGKSLCSSPPKKVPKIPIYEAPAFLRPRSLLISIMSVGVVLLIGFIIGFAIVCIKRKLKQSDFGFTSPVRYTSVRNSTTSTIVPPA; the protein is encoded by the exons ATGATGTTTCATGGGTTTAAG GTCGTCCTGCTGCTCTTCCTCGCGATTAGGCTGGGCCTCGCCCGCCGCGATGGCGAAGAGTTCGAACCGGTCGAAGACATCTGCGAGCGATGCGTTTGCGTAGTCCGGAACTCTCCCGGATTCTCGCTGCTGGATTGCTCCACCAAGAATCTGCGCCACATGCTGGCGGAATGGCCAGAACAGTTCGGTACCAATCAAACCGGTCAGGAGATCGTACTCTCTCTGTCCGGCAACAGCATCAACTCGCTGCAGCAACTTCCGCCGACGGAGGCCGACCTGGTGTTCAGCTGTCGGCACTGCAACCTGACGGAGCTGGCCAGCGGGGCGTTTCTGGACACTCCGAACGTGATCCGGTTGGATTTGAGCTGGAACCGGCTGACGGCGGACGTGCTGCGGCCGGATGTGTTCCGGGGGAAGTACGACGATCGGGTGTACGAGTCGTTGGCGCTGGATGAGCTGGATCTGAGTTACAACTCGATTGAATTTCTCGACGCGACTTTGTTCGAGCATTTGACGCATTTGAGGAGATTGTCGTTGGCGCGGAATCCGCTGGGGGAGATTACCGAGGACACGGCCGCGGCGCTTGGCTCGATCGCGAAACTGGAACATCTGGATTTGTCGTACACCGGGTTGAGCGAGCTGCCCGGTGAGCTGTTCCAGAAGATTGACAATTTGCGTGAGCTGCTGCTGCAGGGAAATGACTTTGCCGCCGTTCCGAGCGCTGTGGCGTTGCTGAAGCCTTCCCTCGTGGCGCTGTACATAGGGGAGAATCCGATTCAAATGTTGGACGATGAGAGTTTCTTTG ACCTCGACCACCTGACCCACCTCAACATCAGCGGAATGAACCTGCTGCACGAGGTCGCCGCCGGATCGTTCTCCGGACTTCACTCGCTGGAGGTGCTCGTCGCCAGCAACAACCCTGCCCTCACCGAGTTCGACATGAGTGACCTGGGCGGGCTGACCCGTTTGCGCGAGTTGGACATCTCCCGCTGCGGGCTCCAACACCTCTATCTCAACGAACCCATCCCGGACGGGCACGATGACCCCTCGGACATTGCCCACTTCGACGTGTTCCCCAAGCTGCGATCCGTCAAACTGGAAGGCAACCCATGGCACTGCGACTGCGAACTCTTCGAAGCCCTCGAATCCATCAAGCACATCCTGAACGACGAGTTCCAAGCTCCGCACAGTGCCTCGGAAGCACGCTGCGAGACTCCGTACGACCTGGCAGCACTCCCCCTCACCGACCTAGCCGGGAAATCCCTCTGCTCGTCCCCACCAAAAAAGGTCCCAAAGATCCCGATCTACGAAGCGCCAGCCTTTCTCCGACCACGCTCACTCCTCATCTCCATCATGTCCGTCGGAGTGGTACTCCTCATCGGCTTCATCATCGGATTCGCCATCGTCTGCATCAAGCGAAAGCTCAAACAAAGTGACTTTGGGTTTACCTCGCCCGTCCGGTACACCTCGGTGAGAAACAGTACGACCTCGACGATTGTGCCACCGGCTTGA
- the LOC120413351 gene encoding chondroadherin isoform X2, with protein MTQVVKVVLLLFLAIRLGLARRDGEEFEPVEDICERCVCVVRNSPGFSLLDCSTKNLRHMLAEWPEQFGTNQTGQEIVLSLSGNSINSLQQLPPTEADLVFSCRHCNLTELASGAFLDTPNVIRLDLSWNRLTADVLRPDVFRGKYDDRVYESLALDELDLSYNSIEFLDATLFEHLTHLRRLSLARNPLGEITEDTAAALGSIAKLEHLDLSYTGLSELPGELFQKIDNLRELLLQGNDFAAVPSAVALLKPSLVALYIGENPIQMLDDESFFDLDHLTHLNISGMNLLHEVAAGSFSGLHSLEVLVASNNPALTEFDMSDLGGLTRLRELDISRCGLQHLYLNEPIPDGHDDPSDIAHFDVFPKLRSVKLEGNPWHCDCELFEALESIKHILNDEFQAPHSASEARCETPYDLAALPLTDLAGKSLCSSPPKKVPKIPIYEAPAFLRPRSLLISIMSVGVVLLIGFIIGFAIVCIKRKLKQSDFGFTSPVRYTSVRNSTTSTIVPPA; from the exons GTCGTCCTGCTGCTCTTCCTCGCGATTAGGCTGGGCCTCGCCCGCCGCGATGGCGAAGAGTTCGAACCGGTCGAAGACATCTGCGAGCGATGCGTTTGCGTAGTCCGGAACTCTCCCGGATTCTCGCTGCTGGATTGCTCCACCAAGAATCTGCGCCACATGCTGGCGGAATGGCCAGAACAGTTCGGTACCAATCAAACCGGTCAGGAGATCGTACTCTCTCTGTCCGGCAACAGCATCAACTCGCTGCAGCAACTTCCGCCGACGGAGGCCGACCTGGTGTTCAGCTGTCGGCACTGCAACCTGACGGAGCTGGCCAGCGGGGCGTTTCTGGACACTCCGAACGTGATCCGGTTGGATTTGAGCTGGAACCGGCTGACGGCGGACGTGCTGCGGCCGGATGTGTTCCGGGGGAAGTACGACGATCGGGTGTACGAGTCGTTGGCGCTGGATGAGCTGGATCTGAGTTACAACTCGATTGAATTTCTCGACGCGACTTTGTTCGAGCATTTGACGCATTTGAGGAGATTGTCGTTGGCGCGGAATCCGCTGGGGGAGATTACCGAGGACACGGCCGCGGCGCTTGGCTCGATCGCGAAACTGGAACATCTGGATTTGTCGTACACCGGGTTGAGCGAGCTGCCCGGTGAGCTGTTCCAGAAGATTGACAATTTGCGTGAGCTGCTGCTGCAGGGAAATGACTTTGCCGCCGTTCCGAGCGCTGTGGCGTTGCTGAAGCCTTCCCTCGTGGCGCTGTACATAGGGGAGAATCCGATTCAAATGTTGGACGATGAGAGTTTCTTTG ACCTCGACCACCTGACCCACCTCAACATCAGCGGAATGAACCTGCTGCACGAGGTCGCCGCCGGATCGTTCTCCGGACTTCACTCGCTGGAGGTGCTCGTCGCCAGCAACAACCCTGCCCTCACCGAGTTCGACATGAGTGACCTGGGCGGGCTGACCCGTTTGCGCGAGTTGGACATCTCCCGCTGCGGGCTCCAACACCTCTATCTCAACGAACCCATCCCGGACGGGCACGATGACCCCTCGGACATTGCCCACTTCGACGTGTTCCCCAAGCTGCGATCCGTCAAACTGGAAGGCAACCCATGGCACTGCGACTGCGAACTCTTCGAAGCCCTCGAATCCATCAAGCACATCCTGAACGACGAGTTCCAAGCTCCGCACAGTGCCTCGGAAGCACGCTGCGAGACTCCGTACGACCTGGCAGCACTCCCCCTCACCGACCTAGCCGGGAAATCCCTCTGCTCGTCCCCACCAAAAAAGGTCCCAAAGATCCCGATCTACGAAGCGCCAGCCTTTCTCCGACCACGCTCACTCCTCATCTCCATCATGTCCGTCGGAGTGGTACTCCTCATCGGCTTCATCATCGGATTCGCCATCGTCTGCATCAAGCGAAAGCTCAAACAAAGTGACTTTGGGTTTACCTCGCCCGTCCGGTACACCTCGGTGAGAAACAGTACGACCTCGACGATTGTGCCACCGGCTTGA